A single window of Caldicellulosiruptor bescii DSM 6725 DNA harbors:
- the istB gene encoding IS21-like element ISCsa9 family helper ATPase IstB, translating to MNDLLLGKLKDLKLSGVIKSFDLRVEEAIKNNFSYQEFFEILINDEVSNRRINSNQKRISKARFPWHKTLEEYNFSYQPSINKRFIYNLATCEFVRKKENVAFIGPPGTGKTHLAIAIGLKAVALGYRVLFTTANEMLEELYISRADNSYQQKLKNYVNVDLLIIDELGLRKFNQSSVDDFYEIISKRYERGSIIITTNKVFEEWPRIFYDPVLATAILDRFVHHCHFVVIKGESYRMKQREGAIKALTDDSKNESNQLNNDN from the coding sequence ATGAATGATCTTTTGTTGGGGAAGCTAAAGGATTTGAAATTATCTGGGGTAATAAAGAGTTTTGATTTAAGGGTAGAGGAAGCTATTAAGAATAACTTTTCGTATCAAGAGTTTTTTGAGATATTGATAAATGATGAAGTGAGTAACAGGAGAATAAACAGTAATCAAAAGAGGATAAGCAAAGCGAGGTTTCCATGGCACAAGACATTAGAAGAATACAATTTTAGTTATCAGCCTTCAATTAATAAGAGGTTTATATACAATTTGGCGACCTGTGAATTTGTCCGCAAGAAAGAAAATGTGGCCTTCATAGGACCGCCAGGAACGGGAAAAACACATCTTGCAATAGCGATAGGACTTAAAGCCGTAGCACTTGGATATAGAGTTTTGTTTACCACAGCAAATGAGATGTTAGAAGAGTTGTATATTTCAAGAGCGGATAATTCGTATCAACAAAAGTTAAAAAACTATGTTAATGTGGATTTGTTAATAATAGATGAGCTGGGCTTAAGGAAATTTAATCAAAGCAGTGTAGATGATTTTTATGAGATAATATCAAAGAGGTATGAGAGAGGATCGATAATAATAACTACAAACAAGGTATTTGAAGAGTGGCCGAGGATATTTTATGATCCAGTTTTAGCGACAGCGATTTTAGATAGATTTGTACATCACTGTCATTTTGTAGTTATCAAAGGTGAAAGTTATAGGATGAAGCAAAGGGAGGGTGCTATAAAAGCTTTAACAGATGATTCCAAGAATGAGTCAAATCAGTTAAATAATGATAATTAA